The Hyperthermus butylicus DSM 5456 genome includes a region encoding these proteins:
- a CDS encoding M55 family metallopeptidase, translated as MKIYVSVDLEGLPGISTLSQVAPGYPLYGDARRIMTWIVNVLADEFSVLGVDDVVVADSHGFMANIDYIDVDERVRLVQGYPRPFSMVLGVEEGFDAAMFIGYHAAAGTTGGFLEHTYSSRVIHRIYVNGELASEYLLNALYAGEHGVPVVLVAGDEHLRSQVEKHTPWAVFLPLKKGYGRLAAMYESKSLVEQKLRKAVREAVERLKRGKAQPLKPNGELELRVELRDSLYADMAQLLPRAERLDAYTLRYRAYSARDALAFVELVAWIGYAASAMMEKMRG; from the coding sequence TTGAAGATCTACGTCTCCGTAGACCTTGAAGGCCTACCTGGCATATCAACGCTGTCCCAGGTCGCGCCCGGCTACCCTCTCTACGGGGATGCACGCCGCATCATGACCTGGATCGTGAATGTTCTTGCGGACGAGTTTTCAGTGCTCGGTGTGGATGATGTAGTTGTAGCTGATAGCCACGGGTTCATGGCGAACATAGATTACATTGATGTTGATGAGCGTGTCCGGCTAGTGCAAGGCTACCCTAGACCATTCTCGATGGTTCTCGGCGTGGAGGAGGGCTTCGACGCTGCAATGTTCATAGGCTACCACGCCGCCGCTGGCACCACAGGTGGATTCCTCGAGCACACCTACAGCTCCAGGGTTATCCACAGAATCTACGTCAACGGCGAGTTGGCTAGCGAGTACCTGCTAAACGCGCTCTACGCTGGCGAGCACGGTGTTCCAGTAGTACTGGTTGCGGGGGATGAGCATCTCCGGAGCCAGGTCGAGAAGCATACCCCGTGGGCTGTATTCCTGCCGCTCAAGAAGGGGTATGGAAGGCTTGCAGCCATGTATGAGTCGAAGTCGCTGGTAGAGCAGAAGCTAAGGAAGGCGGTCAGAGAAGCCGTTGAGAGGCTGAAGCGCGGCAAAGCCCAGCCACTAAAGCCAAACGGCGAGCTGGAGCTCCGAGTAGAGCTGCGCGACAGCCTCTACGCAGACATGGCACAGCTGCTGCCCAGGGCGGAGAGGCTAGACGCCTATACCCTACGTTACCGCGCCTACTCGGCACGCGACGCACTAGCATTCGTAGAGCTCGTCGCATGGATAGGCTACGCGGCATCAGCGATGATGGAGAAAATGAGGGGGTAA
- a CDS encoding radical SAM protein, translated as MVEWLEFVIKPSNYISSLCYSILRLEPFTTCSYGCVYCYARWYRGPHGKSQAKPWLPKLFEKLAQRLREPKPFFRLATLSDPLQPPRGPFHPVIKRLLRIALRHKVPIVLNTKGDPRRDPELESLLLALADHGLLIVQLTIPYSSRVAVLLEPGAPPVEARLEALEHLVGHRVPVVVRVQPLIPGLEEEHLWAAEEALERGARGVIGEPLRETREGLERLYKLLGMDWRRWNWEPYQLGEEPGREPLLHPTSPWRLQMHTALAALAARYGAVYSACKDTLRPDAPGLTRWYQPGKTCCLEWLGFRRPVAVRPTLHEYHYLSSARGESLSWTEFMDKACGIGLACSGSLEGQPSWIRKAYRVHENKLRRIVEGGALQKLLGKLADTEQPGGGGMTRDRPPTRKGGEERFPTDPMESDELVLDELELGRTIQLLYDAFASIMDAAGSLSPYVPTSSDIVDTILDLVEAMAAARAGNRQPIYYEPGCGTATVAAKAAERGMHTICLELDETLAVEAHRRLRDNPLAHTVVSDLAVFRPRRADTAYAYLLPRAVAKLLEALKGLGASIISLDYPAENDPDKVLELATIQIDNRRLHIYKA; from the coding sequence GTGGTTGAGTGGCTAGAGTTTGTAATCAAGCCTAGCAACTATATCTCCTCGCTGTGCTACTCTATACTGCGTCTGGAACCCTTCACGACCTGCAGCTATGGCTGCGTCTACTGCTACGCTCGCTGGTACCGTGGCCCCCACGGCAAGTCGCAGGCGAAGCCCTGGCTTCCAAAGCTCTTCGAGAAGCTTGCCCAGAGGCTAAGGGAGCCGAAGCCATTCTTCCGACTCGCCACGCTCAGCGACCCGCTCCAGCCGCCTAGAGGGCCCTTCCACCCTGTGATTAAGAGGCTGCTGCGTATCGCGCTCCGCCACAAGGTGCCAATAGTGCTGAATACAAAGGGGGATCCGCGCCGCGACCCCGAGCTAGAGTCTCTCCTCCTAGCCCTTGCTGATCACGGCCTCCTCATCGTGCAGCTCACCATACCCTACAGTAGCCGGGTAGCGGTACTGCTCGAGCCTGGAGCCCCACCAGTTGAGGCGAGGCTGGAAGCGCTCGAGCACCTCGTGGGCCACAGGGTGCCAGTGGTGGTGAGGGTTCAGCCGCTCATACCCGGCCTAGAGGAGGAGCACCTCTGGGCGGCGGAGGAGGCCCTGGAGAGGGGCGCCCGGGGCGTCATAGGTGAGCCGCTGCGCGAGACGAGGGAGGGCCTTGAGAGGCTCTACAAACTGCTAGGCATGGACTGGAGGAGGTGGAACTGGGAGCCCTACCAGCTCGGCGAGGAGCCTGGCCGGGAGCCCCTCCTCCACCCCACGAGTCCATGGAGGCTCCAGATGCACACTGCGCTCGCAGCACTAGCAGCCCGGTATGGCGCGGTATACTCCGCCTGCAAGGACACGCTCCGCCCCGATGCTCCGGGCTTGACACGCTGGTACCAGCCTGGCAAGACGTGCTGCCTAGAGTGGCTCGGTTTTCGGCGGCCGGTGGCGGTACGGCCTACGCTCCACGAGTACCACTACCTCTCATCGGCGAGGGGCGAGAGTCTCTCCTGGACCGAGTTTATGGACAAGGCTTGTGGCATAGGCCTAGCATGCAGTGGGAGCCTGGAGGGCCAGCCCAGCTGGATCCGCAAAGCCTACCGGGTGCACGAGAACAAGCTACGCCGCATAGTAGAGGGAGGTGCTCTCCAGAAGCTCTTAGGGAAGCTAGCAGACACGGAACAGCCAGGGGGTGGGGGGATGACGAGAGACAGGCCACCGACACGCAAGGGTGGGGAGGAGCGGTTTCCCACCGACCCCATGGAATCAGATGAGCTTGTACTGGACGAGCTAGAGCTTGGTAGGACAATACAACTACTCTACGACGCCTTTGCCTCCATAATGGATGCTGCGGGTAGCCTCTCGCCCTACGTTCCAACAAGCAGCGATATCGTGGACACGATACTAGACCTTGTGGAAGCCATGGCTGCAGCTAGGGCCGGAAACCGGCAGCCCATATACTATGAGCCGGGCTGCGGCACAGCCACCGTGGCAGCCAAGGCCGCGGAACGGGGAATGCACACCATCTGCCTAGAGCTCGACGAGACCTTAGCAGTAGAGGCCCATAGAAGGCTGAGAGACAACCCCCTGGCGCACACTGTAGTATCCGACCTGGCCGTGTTCAGGCCGCGCCGGGCAGACACGGCATATGCATACCTCCTACCTAGAGCCGTGGCAAAACTGCTGGAAGCCTTGAAGGGCCTGGGTGCATCCATAATCAGTCTAGACTACCCAGCAGAAAACGATCCCGACAAGGTACTGGAGCTGGCAACGATACAAATCGACAACAGAAGGCTCCACATATACAAAGCCTAG
- the nrfD gene encoding NrfD/PsrC family molybdoenzyme membrane anchor subunit, which translates to MTRSGGFLDTIKYVIREALLTGSPRYYMAFLGLLLVAAYGIYLWIFVQHAPIFLGKDEGGLILTNLSDTVPWGIYISFFVFWVGVAAAGIMFGIAAYVFGDKEFKKVAVLGEVQAVAAIITVLTLIMVDVGRPFRALILLPQLPNLKSMLDWDFIVLTTYLALNLIGVLVTVHYYRQDKPLPKKFIVPFIIIAAPFAIGIHTVTAFISQALTARPIWNSPLLAPRYVATAFASGPAILLIALYLAERYIDGFKVDFSVYKKTLYVIVGSLIVGLYFTFSEIHEIFWYTTESMKKAQAEVLFFGYHVPYLAILVWLWIGLGIAAVILGILPRVHNTKRGILLVSAITVIAVVAEKTMTIIIPGYIPGSLGEIRPYYPTPLEIGITIGVHALGILVYLLLARPALKAVITHYYKGGSVHH; encoded by the coding sequence ATGACGCGTAGCGGTGGCTTCCTAGACACGATAAAGTACGTTATCCGGGAGGCGCTACTAACTGGTAGCCCACGCTACTACATGGCATTCTTGGGCCTGCTGCTGGTAGCAGCGTACGGCATCTACCTCTGGATATTCGTCCAGCATGCCCCGATATTCCTCGGCAAGGATGAGGGAGGCCTAATACTCACCAACCTCAGCGACACTGTGCCATGGGGGATCTACATATCGTTCTTCGTGTTCTGGGTCGGAGTGGCAGCGGCAGGCATAATGTTCGGCATAGCAGCATACGTATTCGGGGACAAGGAGTTCAAGAAGGTAGCGGTACTCGGCGAGGTACAGGCGGTAGCAGCAATAATAACCGTGCTGACACTAATCATGGTCGATGTCGGTAGGCCGTTCCGCGCGCTAATACTGCTACCGCAGCTGCCAAACCTAAAGTCGATGCTAGACTGGGACTTCATAGTGCTAACCACCTACCTAGCACTAAATCTGATAGGTGTGCTGGTAACAGTGCACTACTACCGCCAGGACAAGCCGCTACCCAAGAAGTTCATAGTGCCATTCATAATCATAGCGGCGCCCTTCGCGATAGGTATACACACTGTGACAGCATTCATATCGCAGGCACTAACAGCTAGGCCTATCTGGAACAGCCCACTACTCGCACCACGCTATGTTGCAACAGCATTCGCTAGTGGACCAGCCATACTGCTAATAGCACTATACCTCGCCGAGCGCTACATAGACGGTTTCAAGGTAGACTTCAGCGTCTACAAGAAGACTCTATACGTAATAGTAGGCTCGCTGATAGTAGGCCTATACTTCACCTTCAGCGAGATTCATGAGATATTCTGGTACACCACTGAGTCTATGAAGAAGGCGCAGGCTGAGGTGCTATTCTTTGGCTACCACGTGCCATACCTAGCGATACTAGTGTGGCTCTGGATAGGCCTAGGCATAGCGGCAGTAATCCTAGGCATACTGCCACGGGTACACAATACGAAGAGGGGCATACTCTTAGTCTCGGCAATAACGGTGATAGCAGTGGTGGCAGAGAAGACGATGACGATAATCATACCAGGATACATACCAGGAAGCCTTGGCGAAATACGCCCATACTACCCGACACCGCTAGAGATAGGTATAACGATCGGCGTACACGCGCTAGGCATACTAGTCTACCTGCTACTCGCAAGGCCAGCGCTGAAAGCAGTGATAACCCACTACTACAAAGGCGGCAGTGTACACCACTAA
- a CDS encoding multiheme c-type cytochrome → MKRLLLASIIVVTLLLSSAAPAFAAQFGDELVAKVQELMQSDKVSPQTKLCISCHIQYTPGIVYEWANSKHAMYTPAELAELYKAIGAPEWADKIADKFKDYPYVVGCYECHGMFKEADRPDVIENHNGYKIVTIVTRKDCSQCHPKESAELSWTWHATGAAMSPFKPWYQGILEWAKSQGANPFGDEQAKQLYEKYLPPYLTKQRGVDDVNWDFYKEIAKAVMDYFETGQENDIIKILKEATGMITPYDMDFKNWISPLWPASGVLNTTILKKLNIEVTVTAMGEQTATINNIMEHPMFRNGYLYHACFECHGSIVVPYKKETVNINGVQVSRVALWGWPNNGAARIDPDGSLGTCTACHPRHLFSVKQAREPWTCGQCHLGYDHPHIEIYEESKHGNIWDAYGHEWNWEQIPWRVGVDFNAPTCATCHMSTLADANGNILVPGTHDLARRLVWDQMHFFSHPKPVIPDKLQVSLFLGGFSVLKGKMEDVYAAAEKIPESSPYKYPVFMGLKIVDEVKPGEPGFPRLLKIEYTGELKEHREEMKAVCKLCHSSQWVDNFFRTADQNIIDYDVVARFAFSLLQLAWNEGIHDNTNPLDEYMEIMWYYIWHHEGRRWRNGVFMMGPDFAHWFGIVDTVLDKLGRMTNYLYIAMKVRLLETELQALKQAAAGAPYTPELAAQIAELQKELETLKQQLAALEAQVPALKSQIQSLEAGYSSVEGELGTLKTDVSTLLQQLDELSKQLEALSPQAKDIQALVSKIKEIAVQLEQLGQKTEAASSKASQALATAEEIGSKIDELSSKIDSVSATAYTLGAIALAAAVIALGLSILYSRRS, encoded by the coding sequence ATGAAGCGTCTTCTATTAGCTAGCATTATAGTTGTGACTCTCCTTCTATCGAGTGCTGCACCAGCCTTCGCGGCTCAGTTTGGCGATGAGCTGGTAGCTAAGGTTCAGGAGCTAATGCAGAGTGACAAGGTGAGCCCACAGACAAAGCTGTGTATAAGCTGCCACATACAATACACGCCAGGCATTGTATACGAGTGGGCCAACAGCAAGCATGCAATGTACACGCCAGCCGAGCTAGCAGAACTCTACAAGGCCATTGGTGCCCCGGAGTGGGCTGACAAGATAGCCGACAAGTTCAAGGACTATCCGTACGTCGTGGGCTGCTACGAGTGTCACGGTATGTTCAAGGAGGCCGATAGGCCCGACGTGATCGAGAACCACAACGGCTACAAGATAGTGACCATTGTCACCAGGAAGGACTGCAGCCAGTGCCACCCCAAGGAGAGCGCAGAGCTGAGCTGGACCTGGCACGCGACCGGTGCTGCTATGTCGCCGTTTAAGCCCTGGTACCAAGGTATTCTGGAGTGGGCCAAGAGCCAGGGTGCAAACCCGTTCGGCGACGAGCAGGCCAAGCAGCTTTACGAGAAGTACCTCCCACCATACCTGACCAAGCAGCGCGGTGTAGATGACGTCAACTGGGACTTCTACAAGGAGATCGCAAAAGCTGTAATGGACTACTTTGAGACCGGCCAGGAGAACGACATAATAAAGATACTCAAGGAAGCAACCGGTATGATAACACCATATGACATGGACTTCAAGAACTGGATAAGCCCGCTATGGCCGGCCAGCGGCGTGCTCAACACAACAATACTAAAGAAGCTGAATATCGAGGTAACCGTAACAGCTATGGGTGAACAGACAGCAACAATAAACAACATCATGGAGCACCCAATGTTTAGGAACGGCTACTTGTACCACGCATGTTTCGAGTGTCACGGCAGCATAGTTGTTCCATACAAGAAGGAGACCGTTAACATCAACGGCGTACAGGTTAGCAGGGTAGCCCTATGGGGCTGGCCAAACAACGGCGCGGCCCGTATAGACCCCGACGGTAGCCTCGGTACATGTACAGCTTGCCACCCGAGACACTTGTTTAGTGTGAAGCAGGCACGCGAGCCATGGACCTGTGGCCAGTGCCACCTAGGCTATGACCACCCACACATTGAGATCTATGAGGAGAGCAAGCACGGCAACATCTGGGACGCCTATGGCCATGAGTGGAACTGGGAGCAGATACCATGGCGTGTAGGCGTCGACTTCAACGCGCCAACCTGTGCCACATGCCACATGAGCACCCTGGCAGACGCTAATGGCAACATACTAGTGCCGGGCACTCACGACCTAGCAAGGAGGCTGGTATGGGATCAGATGCACTTCTTCAGCCACCCGAAGCCAGTGATACCAGACAAGCTCCAGGTAAGCTTGTTCCTTGGCGGCTTTAGCGTGCTAAAGGGCAAGATGGAGGACGTCTACGCAGCAGCCGAGAAGATACCAGAAAGCTCGCCATACAAGTACCCTGTCTTCATGGGCCTAAAGATCGTCGACGAGGTGAAGCCAGGCGAGCCAGGATTCCCAAGGCTGCTAAAGATAGAGTACACTGGCGAGCTAAAGGAGCACCGCGAGGAGATGAAGGCTGTATGCAAGCTATGCCATAGCAGCCAGTGGGTGGACAACTTCTTCCGCACAGCTGACCAGAACATCATTGACTATGACGTAGTTGCTAGGTTTGCATTTAGCCTGCTACAGCTAGCCTGGAATGAGGGCATACACGATAACACGAACCCGCTCGACGAGTACATGGAGATAATGTGGTACTACATCTGGCACCATGAGGGCCGCCGCTGGAGGAACGGCGTCTTCATGATGGGTCCAGACTTCGCCCACTGGTTTGGCATCGTTGACACTGTCCTGGACAAGCTAGGCAGGATGACTAACTACCTCTACATAGCGATGAAGGTGAGGCTGCTAGAGACCGAGCTGCAGGCGCTAAAGCAGGCTGCTGCTGGCGCACCATACACGCCAGAGCTAGCGGCACAGATAGCAGAGCTACAGAAGGAGCTGGAGACCCTCAAGCAGCAGCTAGCAGCTCTAGAGGCGCAGGTGCCAGCGCTAAAGAGCCAGATACAGAGCCTAGAGGCTGGCTACAGCAGCGTTGAGGGCGAGCTAGGCACGCTGAAGACTGATGTCAGCACGCTGCTACAGCAGCTAGACGAGCTGAGCAAGCAGCTGGAGGCTCTAAGCCCACAGGCCAAGGATATACAAGCGCTAGTCTCTAAGATAAAGGAGATAGCTGTGCAGCTAGAGCAGCTGGGCCAGAAGACCGAGGCAGCGAGCAGCAAGGCTAGCCAGGCGCTAGCAACTGCTGAGGAGATTGGCAGCAAGATCGACGAGCTAAGCAGCAAGATAGACAGTGTATCCGCAACGGCCTACACCCTGGGCGCTATAGCGCTAGCAGCTGCTGTAATAGCTCTAGGCTTATCGATACTCTACAGCCGCCGCAGCTAG
- the hemB gene encoding porphobilinogen synthase: MPGFPELRPRRLRLTKAIRDLVAETLVSPSQLMMPIFVKEGIKEPEPIPSMPGQYRYPPERVVDVIREALDLGIKSFLLFGVVPDEKKDLRGTYAYDPRGPVPTAIRLIRRELGWEPAIFTDVCICGYTTHGHCGIPVERHGRQLIDNDSTLEVIARIAVTHAEAGADFVAPSGMMDGMVSAIREALDDAGYTEVGIMSYAVKYASGFYGPFREAAGSAPRFGDRRSYQMDPRNAMEAIKEAMLDIEEGADILMVKPALAYLDVIRLVKEAFPQYPLAAYNVSAEYSMVKAAAEKGWIDEKLVTMEIITAIRRAGADIVITYHALDVARWLREGYSPF, encoded by the coding sequence GTGCCCGGGTTCCCTGAGCTCCGGCCTCGGAGGCTAAGGCTCACCAAGGCGATCCGCGACCTTGTCGCCGAGACCCTGGTTTCGCCCAGCCAGCTCATGATGCCGATATTCGTTAAGGAGGGGATAAAGGAGCCCGAGCCCATCCCCAGCATGCCGGGCCAGTACCGCTATCCCCCGGAGAGGGTCGTGGACGTTATACGCGAGGCACTAGACCTCGGCATCAAGTCATTCCTATTGTTCGGCGTTGTCCCGGACGAGAAGAAGGACCTCCGCGGCACCTACGCCTACGACCCACGGGGCCCCGTGCCCACTGCGATAAGGCTGATACGCCGCGAGCTCGGCTGGGAGCCAGCCATCTTCACCGACGTCTGCATATGCGGCTACACCACCCATGGGCATTGCGGCATACCCGTTGAAAGGCACGGGAGACAGCTCATAGACAACGACTCAACCCTAGAGGTCATCGCCCGCATAGCTGTCACCCACGCTGAGGCTGGAGCAGACTTCGTAGCTCCCTCAGGAATGATGGATGGTATGGTGTCAGCGATAAGGGAGGCGCTAGACGACGCTGGCTACACCGAGGTCGGGATTATGAGCTATGCTGTAAAGTATGCCAGCGGCTTCTACGGCCCATTCAGAGAGGCTGCTGGATCAGCACCACGGTTTGGCGACCGGAGAAGCTACCAGATGGACCCGAGGAATGCGATGGAGGCGATTAAGGAGGCGATGCTGGATATCGAGGAGGGAGCGGATATCCTCATGGTGAAGCCGGCCCTGGCATACCTTGACGTTATAAGACTGGTTAAGGAGGCGTTTCCCCAGTACCCCCTAGCAGCCTACAACGTGAGCGCAGAATACTCCATGGTCAAGGCTGCTGCTGAGAAGGGCTGGATAGATGAGAAGCTCGTAACAATGGAGATAATAACTGCTATAAGGAGGGCGGGTGCAGACATAGTGATAACTTATCATGCGCTTGACGTGGCTCGGTGGCTCCGGGAGGGCTACAGCCCGTTCTAG
- a CDS encoding translation initiation factor aIF-1A: MARKKRRAEEEARKEPPLPSEEEGTQLCVVVRLLGADHLLIRCQDGVERKARIPGSMRRRVWIREGDIVLAAPWDFKPDRADVVYRYSREELRKLVEKGIVPQELLELAEEYA, from the coding sequence CTGGCGAGGAAGAAGAGGCGCGCCGAGGAGGAGGCTCGGAAGGAGCCACCACTACCAAGCGAGGAGGAGGGCACCCAGCTCTGCGTAGTGGTAAGGCTGCTCGGCGCAGACCACCTGCTGATAAGGTGCCAGGACGGGGTTGAACGGAAGGCAAGGATACCCGGCAGCATGAGGCGCAGGGTCTGGATAAGGGAGGGCGACATAGTCCTAGCAGCCCCATGGGACTTCAAGCCAGACCGCGCCGACGTGGTGTACAGATACTCCAGGGAGGAGCTAAGGAAGCTCGTGGAGAAGGGCATAGTGCCACAAGAGCTTCTAGAGCTAGCAGAGGAGTATGCATAG
- a CDS encoding cyclic 2,3-diphosphoglycerate synthase: MSRPKRVVIMGAGGRDFHVFNMVYRDNPEYQVVAFTATQIPGIEWRRYPPSLAGPRYPDGIPIVPESKLPELVKEHGVDEVVLAYSDLTYDEVGHLLSMALSTGATFKIIGPRDTMITSYKPVIAVTAVKTGAGKSTVSRALVREIKSRGLEPVVIRHPMSYGDLEARKLIVIRSEEDVEKYPLTIEEREEFEPYLGMDVTVMAGVDYGIVVREAEKRGDILVWDGGNNDWPFIRPDLWIVVADALRPGLEASTFPGEINVRMAEVAIITKASEAGPENVKKVRENLLRLNPKLDIAVADIEVTVDKPEMIQGKRVVVVEDSPTVTHGGAPYAAGYVAAKKYGAEIVDPKPYAVGIIKEMYETYRHMGPVVPSTGYTSEQLRHLEETLNRVPADVVVIASPARIEKMIKLNKPYVRVSYELKVLEGPTPKDLVDRLLERHPVPKA, translated from the coding sequence TTGTCAAGGCCAAAGCGCGTAGTCATAATGGGTGCCGGCGGCCGCGACTTCCACGTCTTCAACATGGTCTACCGTGACAACCCCGAGTATCAGGTTGTGGCGTTCACTGCCACCCAGATCCCCGGCATTGAGTGGCGCCGTTATCCTCCGAGCCTCGCCGGACCCCGGTATCCTGACGGCATCCCGATTGTACCCGAGTCTAAGCTCCCCGAGCTCGTAAAGGAGCATGGTGTGGATGAGGTCGTCCTCGCCTATAGCGATCTCACCTACGATGAGGTAGGCCATCTCCTAAGCATGGCACTCTCAACCGGCGCCACATTCAAGATCATAGGGCCAAGGGACACAATGATAACAAGCTATAAGCCCGTAATAGCCGTCACAGCTGTGAAGACCGGCGCTGGCAAGAGCACTGTTAGCAGGGCCTTGGTGAGGGAGATCAAGTCCCGGGGCCTGGAGCCCGTGGTTATAAGGCACCCGATGTCCTACGGCGACCTCGAGGCACGGAAGCTGATAGTTATAAGGAGTGAGGAGGATGTCGAGAAGTACCCGCTAACCATCGAGGAGAGGGAGGAGTTCGAGCCCTACCTAGGCATGGATGTAACCGTGATGGCCGGCGTGGACTACGGCATAGTGGTCCGGGAGGCCGAGAAGAGGGGCGACATACTGGTATGGGATGGAGGTAACAACGACTGGCCATTCATAAGGCCCGACCTATGGATAGTCGTCGCCGACGCGCTGCGGCCCGGCCTGGAGGCATCCACTTTCCCCGGCGAGATAAACGTCCGGATGGCCGAGGTAGCAATCATCACTAAGGCTAGCGAGGCTGGCCCCGAGAACGTGAAGAAGGTACGGGAGAACCTACTACGGCTCAACCCAAAGCTGGACATCGCGGTAGCCGACATAGAGGTGACTGTTGACAAGCCCGAGATGATACAGGGCAAGAGGGTCGTAGTGGTCGAAGACTCGCCCACTGTAACCCATGGCGGTGCCCCGTACGCGGCAGGCTACGTAGCGGCGAAGAAGTATGGCGCAGAGATAGTCGACCCGAAGCCCTACGCGGTGGGCATCATAAAGGAGATGTACGAGACCTACCGGCACATGGGGCCAGTTGTACCGTCCACCGGCTACACGTCTGAGCAGCTCCGCCACCTAGAGGAGACGCTGAACCGTGTACCAGCAGATGTAGTAGTGATAGCGAGCCCGGCAAGGATAGAGAAGATGATAAAGCTCAACAAGCCCTACGTGAGGGTGAGCTACGAGCTAAAGGTACTAGAGGGCCCGACACCCAAAGACCTCGTCGACAGACTGCTCGAGAGGCACCCGGTACCCAAAGCCTAA
- a CDS encoding 4Fe-4S dicluster domain-containing protein, which yields MVCPVRATWKEPDGIVVIDYDRCIGCRYCITACPYGARRFNWAKPYVPVTELNPNMHILGNVPRQIHVVEKCTWCIQRTRDGGVPACVEVCPVGARVFGDLNDPESPIRRVLREYGGFVLKPEAGTKPRFFYFFGPKRTPPRESTETRAAQGQG from the coding sequence ATGGTTTGCCCGGTTAGGGCTACCTGGAAGGAGCCCGATGGCATTGTAGTGATTGACTATGACCGCTGCATAGGCTGTAGATACTGTATAACAGCATGTCCCTACGGTGCACGCCGCTTCAACTGGGCCAAGCCCTATGTGCCAGTGACAGAGCTAAACCCCAACATGCACATACTCGGCAACGTGCCACGCCAGATACACGTCGTGGAGAAGTGTACCTGGTGCATACAGCGCACCCGCGATGGCGGCGTACCGGCGTGCGTCGAGGTCTGCCCTGTTGGTGCGAGAGTCTTCGGAGACCTCAACGACCCTGAGAGTCCGATACGCCGCGTCCTAAGAGAGTACGGTGGCTTCGTATTGAAGCCCGAGGCTGGCACCAAGCCCAGATTCTTCTACTTCTTTGGCCCCAAGCGTACACCTCCACGCGAATCCACGGAGACAAGGGCAGCTCAGGGACAAGGGTAG
- a CDS encoding GNAT family N-acetyltransferase: MRGNVICYVALDNTGNVVGYVDASIYEALDGGRTADMGLLAIDPEHQGKGLGKALMGTVVGALSRLGVRRIVLDSVSCLERFYSRFGFREYRRWVTIRTPIQTLQQELPSLERWR; encoded by the coding sequence TTGAGAGGGAACGTTATCTGCTACGTAGCGCTTGATAACACTGGGAACGTGGTGGGATATGTTGATGCTAGCATTTACGAGGCTCTAGACGGCGGCCGTACCGCTGACATGGGACTTCTTGCCATCGACCCGGAGCATCAGGGTAAAGGCCTGGGCAAAGCGCTGATGGGCACAGTTGTTGGTGCTCTCTCCAGGCTAGGTGTTAGGCGCATAGTCCTTGACAGTGTTAGTTGTCTTGAAAGGTTCTATAGCAGGTTCGGCTTTAGGGAGTACCGTAGATGGGTTACAATTAGAACACCTATCCAGACTCTGCAACAGGAACTACCCAGCCTAGAGAGGTGGCGATAA